One genomic window of Desulfovibrio gilichinskyi includes the following:
- the dsrO gene encoding sulfate reduction electron transfer complex DsrMKJOP subunit DsrO translates to MKQSRRNFLKFAGLSAAGLCLAPTAVALASESGHGKAHAVVNANSLHAKRWAMVIDTRKLNTEEEISALAEVCHHIHNVPTIPTKQDVKWLWEGTYAEAFPYQEDNYPSEDVEKRKFPLLCNHCTSPSCVRVCPTKATFLRPDGIVAMDYHRCIGCRYCMAACPYGSRSFNFMNPRNYLDMDKINMKFPTRVRGVVEKCNFCVERLAVGEMPACVEKSNGAMTFGDLKDPNSNVRKVLRENFTIRRNPAAGTEPGVYYII, encoded by the coding sequence ATGAAACAGAGTAGAAGAAACTTCCTCAAGTTTGCAGGTCTTTCGGCAGCGGGACTATGTCTTGCGCCCACAGCTGTAGCTCTGGCATCAGAAAGCGGACATGGCAAAGCTCACGCTGTTGTCAACGCTAACTCTCTGCATGCTAAACGCTGGGCTATGGTTATCGATACCCGTAAGCTAAATACCGAAGAAGAAATCAGTGCTCTGGCTGAAGTTTGTCACCACATCCACAACGTACCGACAATTCCTACTAAGCAGGATGTCAAATGGTTGTGGGAAGGTACTTATGCCGAAGCATTCCCTTACCAAGAAGACAACTATCCTTCCGAGGATGTTGAAAAACGCAAGTTCCCACTACTATGTAACCACTGCACAAGCCCTTCCTGTGTACGCGTCTGCCCTACAAAGGCGACTTTCCTGCGTCCTGACGGAATTGTAGCAATGGATTATCATCGCTGTATCGGTTGCCGCTACTGCATGGCTGCATGCCCCTACGGTTCACGTAGCTTCAACTTCATGAATCCAAGAAATTATCTCGACATGGATAAAATCAACATGAAGTTCCCTACTCGCGTTCGCGGAGTTGTTGAAAAATGCAACTTCTGTGTTGAACGCCTCGCCGTAGGTGAAATGCCTGCTTGTGTGGAAAAATCTAATGGTGCGATGACCTTTGGTGATCTTAAAGACCCTAATTCTAATGTCAGAAAGGTTCTTAGGGAAAACTTCACCATTCGTAGGAACCCGGCAGCCGGCACCGAGCCCGGTGTTTACTACATCATTTAG
- the dsrJ gene encoding sulfate reduction electron transfer complex DsrMKJOP subunit DsrJ, translating into MQYGGKIIAGLVIFLGLVSLPFWFNVGGKYEQPKVELPKNAKECVAPVEDMRTSHMQLLDEWRDLALREGKRTYISANGKEYTISLVNTCMQCHTSKKEFCDKCHTAAGVTPYCWDCHVPPKEAK; encoded by the coding sequence ATGCAATACGGTGGAAAAATAATAGCTGGTCTGGTTATTTTCCTAGGACTCGTGTCCCTCCCTTTTTGGTTCAATGTGGGAGGAAAATACGAACAGCCTAAGGTGGAACTGCCTAAAAATGCTAAAGAATGCGTCGCACCTGTAGAAGATATGCGGACATCGCATATGCAGCTCCTTGACGAATGGAGAGATTTGGCTCTTCGTGAAGGTAAGCGGACATATATCAGTGCAAACGGCAAGGAATACACCATCAGCCTCGTGAATACTTGTATGCAATGTCATACCAGCAAGAAGGAATTCTGCGATAAGTGTCATACTGCCGCGGGTGTTACTCCATACTGCTGGGACTGCCACGTACCTCCAAAGGAGGCAAAATAA
- the dsrK gene encoding sulfate reduction electron transfer complex DsrMKJOP subunit DsrK — translation MADLPKADELFKSINYTPPSTGWMDTPVDCSPGNWCYPAKAEKLEYLGFPNPREWKPSDVDWKLPENWQDIVHQGFKERLGKYRSLKVFMDVCVRCGACADKCHFFIGSGDPKNMPVLRAELMRSVYRKDFTMAGKILSTLTGSRVMTEDVLKEWFIYFYQCTECRRCSLFCPYGIDTAEVTMMARELLHLCGVNINWILEPVSNCNRTGNHLGIQPHAFKDIVEFMVDDIEEITGKRLNVPLNEKGHEVLFITPSGDVFADPGIYTFMGYLMLFDHIGLDYTLSTYASEGGNFGLFTSADMMKKLNAKMYAEAKRLGVKWILGGECGHMWRVINQYMDTMNGPANFLQVPKSPITGTVFNSAAQTKMLHIAEFTADLMKHNKLKLDPSRNDHIRATFHDSCNPARAMGLMDEPRYVIKNVVKNFFEMPEQTIREQTFCCAGGSGLNTDEIMEIRMRGGLPRGNALKSVQEEHDVNMMACICAIDRATLIPLSNYWAPGVDVCGVHELVGNALILDGEKERETDLRMNPLPGKEE, via the coding sequence ATGGCTGACCTCCCAAAAGCTGATGAGCTTTTTAAAAGCATTAACTATACACCACCTTCCACAGGTTGGATGGATACTCCGGTGGACTGTTCTCCCGGAAACTGGTGTTACCCTGCTAAGGCAGAAAAACTCGAATACTTAGGTTTCCCTAACCCACGTGAATGGAAACCATCTGACGTGGACTGGAAATTACCTGAAAACTGGCAGGACATTGTCCACCAGGGTTTCAAAGAAAGACTCGGTAAATACCGTTCTCTCAAAGTATTCATGGACGTCTGTGTGCGTTGCGGTGCTTGCGCCGATAAATGCCACTTTTTCATCGGTTCCGGCGATCCTAAAAACATGCCGGTCCTTCGTGCAGAACTTATGCGTTCTGTTTACCGCAAGGACTTCACCATGGCCGGTAAAATTCTGAGCACCCTTACCGGTTCCAGAGTTATGACCGAAGATGTTCTTAAAGAGTGGTTCATCTACTTTTACCAGTGTACTGAATGCCGTCGCTGTTCTCTGTTCTGCCCTTACGGCATCGATACAGCTGAAGTCACAATGATGGCACGCGAACTGCTCCACCTTTGCGGTGTGAACATTAACTGGATTCTTGAGCCGGTTTCTAACTGTAACCGTACAGGTAACCATCTCGGTATCCAGCCGCACGCTTTCAAAGACATCGTTGAATTTATGGTCGACGATATCGAAGAAATCACAGGCAAAAGACTTAACGTACCTCTTAATGAAAAGGGACATGAAGTTCTCTTCATCACCCCTTCCGGAGACGTTTTTGCTGATCCGGGCATCTATACCTTTATGGGTTACCTGATGCTCTTCGATCACATAGGTCTTGATTATACACTATCCACTTATGCATCTGAAGGCGGTAACTTCGGTCTGTTCACTTCTGCGGACATGATGAAGAAACTTAACGCCAAGATGTACGCTGAAGCAAAACGCTTAGGTGTCAAATGGATTCTCGGCGGCGAATGTGGTCACATGTGGCGCGTAATCAACCAGTACATGGACACAATGAACGGACCTGCGAACTTCCTGCAAGTTCCTAAAAGCCCGATCACCGGTACTGTTTTCAATAGCGCCGCACAGACAAAGATGCTTCACATTGCCGAGTTCACAGCTGACCTTATGAAACATAACAAGCTGAAACTTGATCCGAGCAGAAACGATCATATTCGCGCAACCTTCCATGATTCCTGTAACCCTGCTCGCGCCATGGGCCTCATGGATGAGCCGCGTTACGTTATCAAAAACGTTGTTAAAAACTTCTTTGAAATGCCGGAACAGACTATCCGTGAGCAGACATTCTGCTGCGCAGGCGGTTCAGGTCTGAACACTGACGAAATCATGGAAATTCGCATGCGAGGCGGTTTGCCACGCGGCAACGCACTTAAATCAGTACAGGAAGAACATGATGTAAACATGATGGCCTGTATCTGCGCAATTGACCGTGCAACGCTTATTCCGCTATCCAATTACTGGGCTCCGGGCGTTGACGTCTGCGGTGTTCACGAACTGGTCGGTAACGCCCTTATTCTCGACGGCGAGAAAGAAAGAGAAACTGACCTTCGTATGAACCCTCTGCCCGGGAAGGAGGAGTAA
- the dsrM gene encoding sulfate reduction electron transfer complex DsrMKJOP subunit DsrM: protein MNALYSLVLVFALVLLALFGVGSAHMAKLFGIGLPLVAVAVFLVGFAYRMIKWAKSPVPFCIPTTGGQMKSLDFIHHNKFDNPVTPGQTFIRMVLEICCFRSLFRNTKVALKDGRVTYASAKWLWMFSLMFHYSFLLIVIRHMRLFFEPIPACIGWVEMLDGIMQIGTPRMYMSDVLILVGVTFLLARRLWDAKLRYISLVTDYFPLLLIISIALSGIYMRFIAKVDVMAIKQLTMGLVTFHPVIPAHVDVSFYVHIVLVCTLLIYFPFSKLMHAGGVFLSPTRNMPNNSRIKHHENPWNDPSIKPHSYEAYEDDFREPMIEAGLPVEKEA, encoded by the coding sequence ATGAACGCTTTGTACTCACTCGTTTTAGTTTTTGCCCTCGTGCTGCTGGCTCTTTTCGGAGTAGGATCAGCGCATATGGCAAAACTCTTCGGCATCGGGCTGCCATTGGTAGCTGTTGCCGTATTTCTGGTAGGGTTTGCCTACCGGATGATTAAATGGGCGAAAAGTCCGGTTCCTTTTTGTATTCCGACCACGGGCGGTCAAATGAAGTCTCTGGACTTCATTCACCATAACAAGTTCGACAACCCCGTGACTCCGGGTCAAACTTTTATCCGTATGGTCCTTGAGATCTGCTGTTTCCGTTCTTTGTTCCGGAACACAAAAGTTGCTCTCAAAGATGGCAGGGTTACATACGCTTCCGCCAAATGGTTGTGGATGTTTTCCCTCATGTTCCATTACTCATTCCTGCTTATTGTAATCAGGCACATGAGACTTTTCTTTGAACCGATTCCCGCCTGTATCGGCTGGGTTGAAATGCTTGACGGGATCATGCAGATCGGTACACCCAGAATGTACATGAGTGATGTTCTTATTCTGGTCGGTGTGACTTTCTTGCTCGCACGCAGACTGTGGGACGCAAAACTTCGGTACATTTCTCTTGTTACAGACTATTTCCCGTTGTTGCTCATTATCTCCATTGCCCTTTCAGGTATCTACATGCGCTTTATTGCAAAAGTAGATGTTATGGCGATTAAGCAGCTGACTATGGGACTTGTAACATTCCACCCAGTAATCCCCGCACATGTGGATGTATCTTTCTATGTACATATCGTTCTGGTCTGTACGCTATTGATTTACTTCCCATTCAGTAAGCTTATGCATGCAGGCGGTGTCTTCCTTTCTCCTACAAGGAATATGCCTAACAACTCCCGCATCAAGCATCACGAGAACCCTTGGAATGATCCGAGCATCAAGCCGCATAGCTATGAGGCTTATGAAGACGACTTCAGGGAACCTATGATTGAAGCGGGTCTCCCTGTGGAAAAAGAGGCATAA
- a CDS encoding RsbRD N-terminal domain-containing protein — protein MNLEERLIEKKEILTKKWFDLVLSSYPEATQKIWKSNSDQFTNPVGITTQRVTRELFDLIIDWKDVDAIAKSLEDLIKIRAVQEFAPSRALSFVFLFKKLLRDEFMQDLKKEGKLDELLAFETRVDNLGLIAFDIYTKNRDLITQMRIGEVKRSHHMLLRRVNKIEEASAKGAEQV, from the coding sequence ATGAACCTTGAAGAAAGATTGATAGAAAAAAAAGAGATTCTGACAAAAAAATGGTTTGATTTGGTCCTTTCTTCCTACCCTGAGGCAACTCAGAAGATCTGGAAGAGCAACAGTGATCAATTTACAAATCCTGTTGGAATTACCACTCAACGGGTCACTAGAGAACTTTTTGACCTGATTATTGACTGGAAAGATGTTGACGCAATTGCAAAATCTCTGGAAGACCTGATTAAAATAAGGGCTGTTCAGGAATTTGCACCATCTAGAGCTTTAAGTTTTGTTTTTCTTTTTAAAAAACTGCTGCGAGATGAGTTTATGCAGGATCTTAAGAAGGAAGGAAAACTTGACGAGTTGCTCGCGTTTGAGACCCGGGTTGATAACCTGGGACTTATCGCGTTTGACATCTATACCAAGAATAGGGACTTGATTACGCAGATGAGAATTGGTGAAGTTAAACGCTCCCACCATATGCTCTTAAGGCGTGTCAACAAAATCGAGGAAGCTTCGGCCAAAGGGGCCGAACAGGTGTAG
- the sfsA gene encoding DNA/RNA nuclease SfsA — MSEPLMIYPEGCRKATFLKRYKRFTVEALLDGEVVSIHTNNTGSMLGLLREGQEIFISPALNPARKLKWTLEMVNIFGAWVGVNTSVPNKMIQRAFEAEVLPELKGYTSIKREAVVGKSRLDAKFTDESSILPDLWVECKNVTLVEDDVACFPDAPTERGQKHLEELMDLASKGYRVAMFFFVQRNDGKCFGPADFIDQKYATLFKQALAEGVECWPYQAELSEKGISVGEKMKF, encoded by the coding sequence ATGTCTGAACCGTTGATGATCTATCCCGAAGGCTGCCGGAAGGCTACGTTTTTAAAGAGATATAAAAGATTTACCGTTGAAGCGTTGCTTGATGGTGAGGTTGTATCCATTCATACCAATAACACAGGTTCAATGCTCGGATTGTTGCGTGAAGGGCAGGAGATATTTATTTCTCCGGCACTTAATCCTGCGCGAAAGCTCAAGTGGACTTTAGAAATGGTTAATATCTTTGGTGCGTGGGTCGGTGTGAACACATCGGTCCCGAATAAAATGATACAGAGAGCTTTTGAGGCGGAAGTTTTACCGGAGCTTAAAGGGTACACCTCAATAAAGCGTGAAGCGGTGGTCGGCAAAAGCCGACTCGATGCGAAGTTTACCGATGAGTCGTCAATTCTGCCGGATTTGTGGGTTGAGTGTAAGAACGTAACCCTGGTTGAAGATGACGTGGCTTGTTTTCCGGATGCTCCGACTGAGCGTGGTCAGAAACATCTTGAAGAGTTAATGGATCTTGCTTCCAAAGGATACAGAGTTGCAATGTTTTTCTTTGTTCAGCGTAATGACGGAAAATGTTTCGGTCCTGCTGATTTTATTGACCAGAAATATGCTACACTTTTCAAGCAGGCGCTTGCTGAGGGTGTTGAATGTTGGCCGTATCAGGCGGAGCTAAGTGAAAAAGGGATTTCTGTCGGGGAGAAAATGAAATTTTAA
- a CDS encoding catalase — translation MKKKKMTTAFGKPVGDDINSQTAGVKGPILVQDMHLLEKLTHFDRERIPERVVHAKGAGAYGYFEVTADVTKYTKAAFLSKIGKKTDLFVRFSTVGGEKGSADAERDPRGFAIKFYTEEGNYDLVGNNTPVFFIRDPMKFPDFIHTQKRNPATNLKDPDMFWDFLSLTPESIHQVTILFSDRGTPATFRHMNGYSSHTYKWYNEKGEYVWVQYHFKTDQGSKTMTASEADAMRSKDPDHATRDLHESIEKGDYPSWTLEMQILTPAQAKAFRWDIFDITKVWPHSEVPPITVGKMVLNKNPENYFAEVEQSAFCPGNFVPGIAASPDKMLQGRIFSYHDTHIHRLGTNYQLIPVNMPKNAPELNYQRDGAMRVDNGGGGGPNYWPNSFGGPSPDESALEPPLPIEGNADQHAYALTDDDFVQAGNLYRNVMSDQDRANLTGNIIGHLGGAQKRIQLRQTAIFYKADKDYGSRVAKGLGLDLTEVEKLASMDQTERVKATAS, via the coding sequence ATGAAAAAAAAGAAAATGACTACGGCTTTCGGGAAACCTGTCGGGGATGATATAAATTCCCAAACTGCCGGAGTGAAGGGCCCGATTTTAGTACAGGATATGCACCTGTTAGAAAAACTTACTCACTTCGACCGCGAGCGTATTCCTGAACGTGTGGTTCACGCCAAAGGCGCTGGAGCATATGGTTACTTTGAAGTAACGGCAGATGTAACAAAATACACAAAAGCGGCCTTTCTCTCTAAGATCGGCAAGAAAACCGACTTATTTGTACGCTTTTCAACAGTAGGAGGAGAAAAAGGATCTGCTGATGCGGAACGTGATCCGCGCGGATTTGCTATCAAGTTTTACACCGAAGAAGGCAATTACGACTTAGTCGGCAACAACACTCCTGTTTTTTTTATCCGTGACCCAATGAAATTCCCGGATTTCATACATACTCAAAAACGTAATCCTGCAACAAACTTAAAAGATCCTGATATGTTTTGGGATTTTCTGTCTCTCACACCTGAATCAATTCATCAGGTAACAATCCTCTTTTCGGACAGAGGAACTCCTGCAACCTTTCGCCATATGAACGGCTATTCCAGCCATACCTACAAGTGGTATAATGAAAAAGGCGAATACGTCTGGGTTCAATACCATTTTAAAACGGACCAAGGCTCAAAAACGATGACGGCGTCCGAAGCAGACGCTATGCGTTCTAAAGACCCTGATCATGCAACTCGCGATCTGCATGAATCCATTGAAAAGGGTGATTACCCGTCATGGACACTTGAGATGCAGATATTAACACCTGCGCAAGCCAAAGCTTTCCGCTGGGATATCTTTGATATTACTAAAGTATGGCCTCATTCAGAAGTGCCGCCTATAACTGTCGGCAAAATGGTTTTGAACAAAAACCCTGAGAACTATTTTGCCGAAGTAGAGCAATCCGCGTTCTGCCCCGGCAACTTTGTACCGGGTATCGCAGCATCTCCAGACAAAATGCTTCAAGGTCGCATTTTTTCGTACCATGACACCCATATCCACAGACTTGGAACAAATTATCAACTGATTCCCGTAAACATGCCGAAAAACGCACCAGAGCTTAATTACCAGCGAGATGGAGCTATGCGTGTAGATAATGGAGGCGGTGGTGGACCTAATTACTGGCCCAACAGTTTTGGCGGCCCTTCACCGGACGAATCAGCTCTTGAGCCGCCATTGCCGATTGAAGGAAATGCAGATCAACATGCCTATGCCCTTACTGATGATGATTTTGTGCAGGCCGGAAACCTGTATCGCAATGTTATGAGTGATCAGGACCGTGCAAACCTGACCGGCAATATTATCGGACATCTTGGCGGAGCGCAGAAACGCATACAGCTTAGACAAACTGCAATCTTCTATAAAGCAGACAAAGACTATGGTTCCCGCGTTGCAAAAGGACTTGGACTTGATCTTACCGAAGTGGAAAAACTCGCATCCATGGATCAGACTGAAAGAGTTAAAGCAACAGCGTCTTAA
- a CDS encoding acyl-CoA thioesterase, whose amino-acid sequence MKEKKVSESRAYTTYRVLPQDTNPAGNLHGGVLLKQLDLIAATCAMRHARKPVVTASIDRMNFLKPAYVGELITLHANVNMVGRTSMEIGVRVEAENLLTGDVRHINSAYLTFVAIGEDGKPSPVPELILETGEDHRRNKEAIERRALRKQERMRESASSKKQDI is encoded by the coding sequence ATGAAAGAAAAAAAAGTCAGTGAAAGCAGAGCATACACAACCTACAGGGTTCTTCCGCAGGATACGAATCCAGCCGGCAACCTTCACGGCGGCGTTTTACTGAAGCAACTTGATCTCATTGCGGCAACCTGTGCCATGCGGCATGCACGAAAACCTGTAGTTACAGCATCTATCGACAGAATGAATTTTTTAAAGCCTGCTTATGTAGGTGAGCTGATAACACTTCATGCAAATGTGAACATGGTAGGCAGGACTTCAATGGAAATCGGAGTGAGAGTCGAAGCAGAAAACCTTCTGACAGGTGACGTGAGACATATCAACTCGGCATACCTTACTTTTGTTGCCATAGGTGAAGATGGAAAACCTTCTCCCGTACCGGAATTGATTCTTGAAACAGGCGAAGATCATCGGCGTAATAAAGAAGCAATTGAAAGACGCGCTTTACGTAAGCAAGAAAGGATGCGCGAGAGTGCATCTTCAAAAAAACAAGATATTTAA
- a CDS encoding (Fe-S)-binding protein codes for MRSIKHTADNCIACGKCISECFFLQQFGAPDKIAEKCLASQHGHDEAAINSYQCSECSLCSAVCPVDAQPFKMFETLRRHAQEENLFGIDQYSPLLNYERIGGKFPFKDNILPEGCKTAFFPGCTLPALFPTATRAVYSALKQSDPSLGLILNCCSKPSKMLGLYDSHTEAISKLSQFIEARGITKILTACPNCHITFKEFSPTFKITSVYEELLSSNIIMNKPWLKKVTVHDPCVTRFESELQENIRTLLTKSGVSLIEMDHSREKTICCGEGGAVGFHNKDFALAWKSKRIAEAKQTGVPIVTYCAGCTNFLSSAEPVAHILDLLFVKRNRIPQLPRFPFNYFNRLKLKISARLT; via the coding sequence TTGCGTAGTATTAAACATACAGCCGATAACTGTATCGCTTGCGGCAAATGTATTTCTGAATGTTTTTTTTTGCAGCAATTTGGTGCACCCGATAAAATTGCAGAAAAATGTCTCGCATCACAGCATGGTCATGACGAAGCTGCAATTAATTCATATCAGTGCTCTGAGTGTTCACTCTGCAGCGCAGTCTGCCCTGTTGACGCACAGCCCTTTAAAATGTTCGAAACACTTCGCCGCCATGCGCAGGAAGAAAATTTATTCGGCATAGATCAGTATTCACCTCTTTTGAACTATGAGCGGATTGGCGGCAAATTTCCCTTTAAAGACAACATACTGCCGGAAGGTTGCAAAACAGCGTTCTTTCCGGGGTGTACTTTGCCAGCCTTATTCCCGACGGCGACGCGCGCAGTGTATTCAGCGTTGAAACAAAGTGATCCATCTTTAGGACTAATTCTTAACTGCTGTTCTAAACCGTCTAAAATGCTCGGCCTTTACGACTCCCATACCGAAGCGATTTCAAAGCTTTCACAATTCATAGAAGCTCGTGGAATAACCAAAATTTTAACTGCCTGTCCAAACTGTCATATTACTTTCAAAGAATTTTCTCCTACATTTAAGATAACCTCTGTTTACGAAGAACTGCTCAGCTCAAATATCATTATGAACAAGCCGTGGCTTAAAAAAGTAACTGTACACGACCCGTGCGTCACCCGTTTTGAGTCTGAGTTGCAAGAAAACATCAGGACTCTTCTAACAAAAAGCGGAGTCAGCCTGATTGAAATGGATCACAGCCGCGAGAAAACAATATGCTGCGGTGAAGGTGGAGCTGTAGGGTTCCATAATAAAGATTTTGCACTGGCATGGAAGAGCAAACGAATTGCTGAAGCGAAGCAAACTGGTGTTCCCATAGTTACCTATTGCGCCGGATGTACAAATTTTCTGTCATCAGCCGAACCGGTTGCCCATATTCTTGATTTGCTTTTTGTAAAAAGAAATAGAATTCCACAGCTTCCTAGATTCCCTTTTAATTATTTTAACCGATTAAAACTCAAAATTTCCGCACGGTTAACTTAA
- a CDS encoding OB-fold protein, giving the protein MSNIVKAEEFHLVDPMGRVRSKIYLSDEGKPTADIFDSNGQLVNRVDLQKTQRPGPTAHQSSSPHQKETLSAWHARIANEVSTSQPKLRVGSYKLYLDFVENNTVASGKYLNEVIEITGEVVDVSAKAFGDLHVGLKGISNFTAEVICHFTENQTAIVSNMKPGVKVKLKGKCTEYVNKRVKVWGCQVA; this is encoded by the coding sequence ATGAGCAACATAGTTAAAGCAGAAGAATTCCATCTGGTAGACCCGATGGGCCGTGTCAGATCAAAAATCTATCTCTCTGACGAAGGTAAACCTACAGCAGATATTTTTGATTCAAACGGACAACTGGTCAACCGGGTAGACCTTCAAAAAACACAGAGGCCAGGCCCGACAGCTCATCAGTCATCATCTCCGCACCAAAAGGAAACTTTAAGCGCATGGCATGCACGGATAGCAAATGAAGTCAGTACTAGCCAGCCAAAACTTCGTGTCGGTTCATATAAACTTTATTTGGATTTTGTCGAGAACAACACTGTTGCCAGCGGTAAATACTTAAATGAAGTCATCGAAATTACCGGAGAAGTAGTTGATGTTTCAGCAAAAGCATTTGGAGATTTACATGTGGGGCTAAAAGGAATTTCAAATTTCACAGCGGAAGTAATCTGCCATTTTACCGAAAATCAGACCGCAATTGTCAGCAATATGAAACCTGGAGTTAAAGTTAAACTTAAAGGTAAGTGTACGGAATACGTTAATAAACGAGTTAAAGTCTGGGGCTGCCAGGTTGCGTAG